One window from the genome of Procambarus clarkii isolate CNS0578487 chromosome 90, FALCON_Pclarkii_2.0, whole genome shotgun sequence encodes:
- the LOC138359416 gene encoding calcium-responsive transcription coactivator-like, with the protein MGMVSPAQRGRQRATDYSDQQADYSDQQADYSDQQAAYSDQQAAYSDQQADYSDQQADYSDQQADYSDQQADYSDQQADYSDQQADYSDQQAAYSDQQADYSDQQADYSDQQADYSDQQADYSDQQADYSDQQADYSDQQADYSDQFSLTKVKAFSDWF; encoded by the exons ATGGGCATGGTGTCACCTGCACAAAGGGGGCGGCAGAGGGCGACAG ATTATTCTGACCAACAAGCAGACTATTCTGACCAACAAGCAGACTATTCTGACCAACAAGCAGCCTATTCTGACCAACAAGCAGCCTATTCTGACCAACAAGCAGATTATTCTGACCAACAAGCAGACTATTCTGACCAACAAGCAGACTATTCTGACCAACAAGCAGACTATTCTGACCAACAAGCAGACTATTCTGACCAACAAGCAGACTATTCTGACCAACAAGCAGCCTATTCTGACCAACAAGCAGACTATTCTGACCAACAAGCAGACTATTCTGACCAACAAGCAGACTATTCTGACCAACAAGCAGACTATTCTGACCAACAAGCAGACTATTCTGACCAACAAGCAGACTATTCTGACCAACAAGCAGACTATTCTGACCAATTCTCTCTGACGAAGGTAAAAGCCTTCTCTGATTGGTTTTAA